TAACTTTTTTTCCTCGCCTCGCCCTTTCTCGCTTAACCCAAAATACAACTCTTCTCATGTTTAGCTAACCAAAACCCATTGTGTAACAGTTAAATTCCAACATAAggagttgtttttttttcttttatgtaaaCACCTTTATATAAAGGTATATCTTAAAATAGATAGTTTCACTCCTACACATTTGAtccaaaataaaaaggaaaaagaaacagaaagaaAATCTTGTACTCATCTCAAGTTTCTTCAAGAAAGCGATCATTCCTCATGGATGTAGAGATTTTTGGTTGAACCACATATATCAtgtgttcttcttcttcttcttcaactacaatttgttttcttttcctctaTTCAAAATAAGCTCCATTAAAAACTAGAGTTTgcaagaagaagaggaaaaaaaacataaagagAGAAAGTAAGGTAACTTTATTGcgatttttccttttcttccacGTTTTGTTACTTCGGTGCAGATTGAAGAGCAAAGTAAAAGAAGGGGATTCTGCCACGTGTACGGTCAGAAAACAAAAACTTGGAGGATTAAAGATCATAACAAACCTGAGGATGGGAGTGGCAAGAGTAGAAATTGAGACTAATACTTACAACATAACAAAAGGAAGAAATGGAGTTAAATGTCTATGGTACACTAATCCTAAATCTTAGTGACAGTGTTATAACAAAAGTAATAGAAGAAGATACAACATATAAAATTGGGAAGAAATTAGAAAGTCTATGCTACTAAAGATCTCTCTAATAAAATGTACCCAAGGGAGAAATTCTTTACAAACAAGATGGATCCTTCCAAAACTTTGACAGACAACATAGATGAGTTCAAGAAGACTGTTTCAGAATTTAAAAGTTTGGAGGATAAAATCAGTGATGAAAATGAAGTCTATGTTCTTCTAAATTCTCTACCCAAAGCTTACAAAGTGGTAAAAATTGCACCCAAATATGCTAAAGACTCAGTAAAAACAGATGCAATTGTATCAGCCATTAGAACAAGAGAATTAGAATTTCAGTTATCATAAAAAGAGCATCACAATGGAGATGGTTTATTTGTCAAAGGCAAACTTCAATCTAATCAGTGGAAAAACAGTAGCAACTCTCTTTCAAATGATGAAAAGAAGGCAAAACATAAGAAGAAATGTAAATATTGCAAGAATAAAGGGCATCTAATCCAagattgtttttttcttaagaaaaagaatcaagagaaagaaaaagattcaAAAGGAAAGAAACCCAAAACCTCTATAGTAGAAAGCTCATTTATCTATTCTGATGCTTTGGCATCAACTCAAGACCAAGCCAATCATGTTACCCCCCTTTGGTAAAAATGATTAGGTTCTAGACTCTGGTTGCACCTACCATATGACACCTTTTAAATCCTAGTTCAACACATATAAAGAAATCAATGGAGAGTTAGTTTTCACGGGGAACCATGAGGTCTGTAACATTGATTGAATTGGATCAGTCACCATGAAATTATAAGATGGGACTGTGAAACTTCTCAGAAATGTTAGACATGTTCTTCACCTTAAAAGAAATCTTACTTCTCTAGGAATGCTAGACTCTTTGGAGTGTGAATACAAGGGAAAAGGTGGAGTTTCAGGTTTTCAAGGACTCTAGAGTAGTCTTGGTTGGAGAAAAGGTAAATTGTCTTTTTATAGTCAAAGGGGTTGAAATGTTAAAGGAAGCTAATGTTGTTTTTGCTCTAAATCTAACAGAGGCTAACCTTTGGCACAAAAGGTTGTCTCACATCAGCCAAAAAGGGCTTAAGGCTCTATCCAAACAAGACATCCTACCTCAAAAAATTATCAATAAGTTGTCTTTCTGTGAACATTGTGTGCTAGGCAAAGCAAGGAAACAAAGCTTCACCAAGACACAACGCACAACTAAAGGAATCCTAGACTACATCCATTCAGATTTATGGGGTCCAACATCAACTCCAAGCTTAAGTAGCTCAAAGTATATTTTATCCTTTATTCAAGATTTTTCTAGAAAAAGTTGGATTTATTTTCCAAAAACTAAAGAtaaagtttttgaaaaatttaaagaatgaaAATTAATGATAGAAAAACAAACAGATAAAGAGATTAAGTATCTTAAAACTAACAATAGTTTGGAGTTCCGTGGAGagtttttcaatgttttttatATGGAAAATGGTATCACAAGACATAAGGCTGTGAGATACACACCTCAACAAAATAGGGTGTCAGAAAGACTCAATAGAATAATCATGGAAAGAGTTAGATGCTTATTATCAAATGCTATCCTAGCAGAAAAGTTTTGGGCTGAAGTTGTTGTCTATGCTATGTACACACTAAAGAAAAGCCCTCATATTTCTTTAGGATTCTTAACACCTAAGGAGAAATGGTCCAAACGTcgtccaaatctaaatgatctcaAGGTGTTTGGATGTGTAGGGTATGTTCATCAAAACCAAGGGAAACTAAAGGCAAGAGCTACTAAATGCATGTTTGTTGGCTTCACAAAATGGGTCAAGGGTTTCAAGATGTGGCATCCCACTGACAAGAAGTTTATAATCAGTAGGGATGTTCATTTCAAAGAAATAAGATGTTTATGCAAGGGAAAGATAATCTTGATGAAAATCCTAAAGCCACAGAAACCTATATTACTCAGTTTGAGGTGGAGAATACTAGAAATGATGTTCAATCTACTAAGCAAACTATTGCTACTAATAAAAAACAAGTAGAGAACACAAGTGAAGAACAAACAGAAACAGTTGAAGAACAACCTGACTTGAGTCAATACTCCCTAGCAAGAGGCAGACAAAGAAGAGTAATTGTTCCTCCAGCCAGATAGCTGAAGCTAACTATATGAACTTTATTCTAAATACTACTATAGCTCCTAATGATCATGAACCAAGTTCCTTTTAGGAAGCTGTAAATGGTAGTGATGCTAGACATTGGATTGAAGCtatgaatgaagaaataaatTCACTAAATGTGAATGATACCTAGACCCTAACTTCTATACCTAAATGATGTAGACCAATAGTATCTAAGTGGATCTATAAACTTAAGGAGGGAATTACAAAACACTCATAACCTAGGTTCAAGGCAAGGTTGGTAGCAAAGGGTTTCAGTCAAAGAGAAGGTATAGACTATTCTGGAATTTTCTCTCATGTTGTTAAACATACTTCTATTAGACTTCTTCTATCCTTAGTTGCTCAAAACAACCTTGAGTTGGACTAACTTGATGTCAAGACAGTCTTTCTTCATGGCTATCTAGATGAAACCATATACACGGAAGAACCTAAAGCATTTGAGGTACAAGAAAAGGAAGATCCCTACTGCTCATTAAAGAACTCAATCTATGGGTTGAAGCAATCACCGAGGTGTTGGTATAAAAGATTTAATGAATTTATAGCTAGCTTGGATTTTCAAAGAATCTCATATGATATGTATCTACATAAACTCAACAAGCTATAAAGACAAAGTCTGCTTGTTActctatgttgatgacatgcTCTTTGTCGGAAGCTCTAAAGATGAATTAGTTCATATCAAAGATCTTTTGAGTAAAGAATTTGACATGAAAGACTTAGAGGAATCAAGGAAGATTCTAGGGATTGACATCACTAGAGATAGAGACCAATCTATACTAAGCATCAGCCAATCAACCTTACAAATGCTAGACCAGCAACTCTCCCTATTGCACAACACTTTAAACTATCAGTTGCAAATTCTCCTAGTGATACTAACATTGAATACGAACAACAAATGGAAAATGTGCCCTATAGCCAAGCTGTGGGAAGTCTAATGTACCTAATGATATCTACAAAGCTGACTTATCCTATTCAGCAAGCCTAGTTAGTAGATACATGGCTAATCTAGGAAAGAGGCATTGGGAAGCAACGAATGGATACTAATATATCTGATCTGGTCTAAGTTACCAAAAGGGCATAAAATCAGACCTAGAACTAATTGGCTATGTGAATTTTGACTTCACCGGTGATAGTGACAAGAGAAGAAGCCCAATAAGGTATGTCTTTCTCTATGGTCCTAATTTAATTAGTTGGAAAGTAACCCTACAATCTATTGCTGCTCTCTCAACCACAGAAGCAGAATACATAGCTCTATCAGAGGCAGTAAAAGAAGGACTGTGGCTTAAAGAACTGATGAAGGACTTTGGAATCAAATAGTCGATTGTAAAAATCTATTGTGATAACCAAGGCACCATACATCTATCCAAAAACTCACAATCCCACAGCAGAACAAAACATATAGATATAAACTTTCATTTCAcagtaaaaaaattaaagcagGAGAAATTGAAGTTTTGAAATTTCATACCTCTGAAAATGTTGATGCTCACAAAGCCCATTTCAAAGATGAAGCTCCAAAAATGCTTCACGCTAGTAGGCTTTGACTTATCTGAAAAGGGATGATATAGTCAGAAGGTGGAAGGATCGCTAAACTCATAAAAGTTGGATTCAAGGTGGAGATTTGTAATGGTTGAATTCCAACATAAGAAGTTAATTTTTtctgatatttttttttcttttatgtaaaCACCTCTATATAAAGGTGTATCTCAAAATAGATAGTTTCACTCTGACACATCTgattcaaaacaaaaagaaaaagaaacaaaaagaaaattatgtaCTCATCTCAAGTTTCTTCAAGAAAGCAATCCTTCCCCGTTGATGTAGGCATTTCTGGCCAAACCACGTATATCTtgtgttcttcttcttcttctccttcaacTACAATCTGTTTTCTCTCCTCTATTCAAAATAAGCTCCATTAACTAGGGTTTgtaagaggaagagaaaaaaacataaagagagaaaaaaaaaagtaactttactgtgatttttccttttcttttacgTTTTCTTACTTCTGTGCAGATTGAAGAACAAAGTAAAAGAAAGGGATTCTACCATGTGTACGGTCAGAATAAAAAAAACTTGTTTTCTTCTGTACCAAATCTTCTCTCTAGTTGTCTTCCACCTTCATTTTTGGGTTTGCAATAACAATAAAGCCCAACACGTTGCTTAGCTACGACGCATGCGTACCTCAAACTgctaaaaaaattgaaattcttCAAAATTTCTAAGCTTTAAACTTAACATCTACATCTTCAGTACTTAACACTTATTCTTAGAGCATGAGTTTCACAGTCATTGCAAATATTATTGGAGGGAGGGTAtgagaaaaatagaaagaataAGTTTTCTAATAAATGTGTGTTGTAATCAACGAAGTTTAATCATTTAACGCCAGCTCAACTCACAACTCAGGTTGAAGATACCTTTCATATGGAAGACTGTTAACTTTGAATCCTAAAGAACTTGGATTTTCCAAAGAGTTTAAAAGGATGATTTTAAATGAAGTTAAAATGTGAAAGTAGACTTGAGAAGTGTCATCGTAAGTGTGTTATGGTAGGTAGAAAGAAGGAAAGCTAAGAAGGAATGATTTAAGAGTTAAGGAGGTTAGGTTGAAAAGAGGGAAATTTGGCAAAGTCCTTGAAGTAGGCGTTTTGGGCTTGTGGACAACcaaataaggaaaaaataacCCCTAAACTCTAAGAGGTTATTTTGGGCAAGATAATTATGAGCTAGGTGGCAAGTATAATTTGTGTGAGTGGCCGAGAAGGACGTGAAAACCTCTAAGTGTGCTAGGCATTTTGGACTAGGCGAGAAGACATGTCTTTAGAGGTTAGTTGGGGCATCTAGGCTTGGAAAGAAAGCTTGCTTGGAGGTTAGTGTGGTGTAGAGAGGTTAGACATGGAGTCATGGGCATGCGAGATGAGGTTAGCGGCCATGCGAAGTGAGGTTAGCAAGGTGTTTGACTTGTTGTTTGACACTTTGGCATTTTGGTTAGGCGAGATGATGAAGATTGGGTGGAGTCAATGAAGTGCTTTATAGGTGTTATGTGCATGCTTAGGTTAAATTTTGATAAGTAGGAGGCATCAAGAATTTTTCATGCAAGGCTCAGTATAAATAGGTCACTTCATAATGAAATTTCTCCCAAATTATTCTTGCATTTTTGCTGAAATTGGTCCTAAAAGTTTACAAATTGAGTCTATTTTCTAAGTTGAGGCTGCTGGTTTGTTTTTACAAGAGGAATGTTGAGTTTGAGTTGAAAGAAGGTAGAAAGATCATTCTTAGAGGAAATTTGAGCAGCCTTCACTTCAAGGAGGCTACATAATGCAATACGTGGAGTTTTTGGCTGAAACTTTGAGGTCAATAGGAGATCAGGTAGATGTACAAGTTAAGGGTCTAAGCTACCTTTTGTGAGTGACATAATGATTTCTAAAAAAGTTTCTGAATAAGTTTTACATGCTATTATTTAAGAATGTTTTGGGGGTGATTATTGAACTATACTGATTATGATATCTTGATTTACAAGCATGTTTATGAAAAGTGTTGGAGTATGTTATTTAGAAAATGTTTCCAAAACATGAGTTTAGAAACGTTTCGCAAATCATGTACTTATTGATAATTTACTAATGAGATTTGCAAATTATGGTTAACGAATATGCTTTGAGTTTATGAGATTGCTATTGTTTTAGAAAGATGTTTGAAGAGCATGAATTTAATGAGGAAGGTTTTAAGCAAGAAACCGTTGTTTGTTTTATACACCAAGTTCTCGACGGTCAATGTGCAGAGTTTCAAGGGTAAAAGGCTATGCTGACCACTTAGCCACTATCATCGAGTTCAGGTATATAGGATAGTATGATCAACACTCTTCTATCTTGATCGAGTTCAGGTATGATATAACATGACCAAGTTTCAAGAACGGTAGGTCGAGCTAGTTGCTATCATGACCGAGTTTCCAGGGTATAGACCTAACAGATATAAAGAAACGAAGATTTGTATTCGGAAGCAAAAGAGTTTCTCTAGATAGGAAGAGATGTTTCCAAATGTAGAAAGagttttaaagattttattcttatgttatgttttatgaatgatttgagaaaaaaagaataaagttaTTTCAAAAAGTATGTATTATTAAAACTGTCACTCACTGGGCTATTTAGCTCACTCACCCTTTTCAAATGTTTCCCACTTTCCAAGAAGAGATTGTGATCCGAGAGCCCTGACCGTTGTCTCCAAGTTTGCTGTGCCAAGTTGTAGATAGTTTTGCTGTTGTTGGTTAGTACTTAGGTTCACTTTTGTGTTGTACATAAATTTAGGGTGAAGTTTAGTTGTTTAGTTTTCATTTGGTCTAAAAGTTCTCTCTGTAAATAGTGGCATTTAGCCTTAACATGTTTTGAAGTAATGTAATGAAGTTTATCTAACGTAGGTTTATCGTCTTATTCCGCCTACGTAAGTTTTCACTTACTCAAGTTGATTAGCATTCTAAAGGGTTCAATACTTAAGGTCAATTGATGTTGTTTCAAAAGGAAAGCAACATCGATTGATTTCACGCTGTCTCTTGGTCGAGAGTAGGTGATTCGGGAGGTGTGACAAAGGCTTTATTAGTCTACTAAATGATAGCAATTAAagtaattttcaatttaatattttttacttgGGTGGATGCAATGCATTTCTAAATCCTTTTAATAATTCCAAGTTAAAATTAGCAAATTAGTTTTGGTTTCTTATTTTTGGATTAACaaaatagtttatatttttcaatactcatttttcaaaaatcatGTAACCACAAAATATAGCCTATGAGATTACCCGGTCTTTATACTTAACAGTAAACACATACAAAATTTCTCAAATCTAATTCCAAGCatctttaaagaaaataaatctttgtttaaaataccattttgagtattattcttctatttattAATCTTTACGCTTACAAATGTCCAAATTTGGTCTCTATAGTATCAATATATAGGTATACGAATCAAAACAATATTACAAGGATAATTCTTTTATTCACATGAAAATTTACAGAGAAAGTTCAGAACAACATTGAGCTATATGGATGATACAGCTTCAAATGCTTTTGTAATCTATATGGGTATCGAAACAAACTCAACGCATAAATTTACATCTCTAATCTCTATCCCTTAATGTCCAAATCAGCTAATAGTATCTCTCAAATCAAGTATAGTTCACATATAATATGTGCTACCAACTCTGAGTTATGTGATTCCAACCAAATTACAAAACCTTCCACTATTTTCAATCTGTTCTTTGTGTTTCAATAGTTACAAAGAGTAAACAGAACCCTGCTGTGAGGCCATTTTCTAGGAACTGTCTGCTATTGATGGCATTAAGTTGTTCTGTTCAAGATCTTCATCTGTTTAATCAAAGAAAATATGAGATTAAGAACTGCATTAATGATTATTGTcatttgataataaaaaaataggcgtacagtttttttttttttttttttttatatccacAAGTTTCCGACCAATTTATGTGAAACTCTAATAATCTCATAGGACAACCAATTTGACCCTACAAcatttttgtatcaagataagtcataagataattaaatttaaggTAGGTCGCCACTGTGGATTAATCTAGGTATACATATAAACTAAGAAGAAACTAGAGTTATCATTACATGGATTTGATATCAGTTAGTTCAGTTCATTCGAGACAATGTGCATTGGACCTAAATTTCTTTGCCAAGAATAAGAAATGGTTTGCTCAATATTTATGATGGTTAAAGCTAGAAAACACTTTTCATCTCTACGCATTTTGTCCGTATTTTGAAATTTGCAACCATTTAGTCAAGAATTTTAGTATTCAACAATTTAGTCCCTATGCTTATCATTATATCAAAATCAAGGTAGATTTTGATTATGTAACGACTTGGTCTTTCTAGCTTTAAGGTCTCTAACCAACTAATAATCAACAATGGTAAAAAAGTAACCACAGGAAAACATATAATCATATCAAAGAGAAAATTCAGCTTAAAAAGGgaacagaaaagaaaagaataaactTCAAGATGAAGGTATGATAGAGTTTCTAACCCATTTATCTGTCACTGGTCCAGATTCTGGTGAAAGCAGAGATGATGTATTCCTTAAAAGCCTCACATTATCAGAACCTAAATCTATTAGCACTTCTGCTTTACGAGCAGCCACTTCTTCATTCTCTAAATCTCTCAGAGCTTCCACTACTTCATCCATTGAAGGTCGCACATCCCTCGTTTTTTGAAGACATCGATAAGCCAACTCGGCCACCGACTTTATCATTGACCTTACTGCATAATCCCTCTCAAACCCAAGATCTGGATCAACTAAATCAGCCAATGCTTGATTGTGAATTCTATTGATAGCCATATTCGACAAATTGATATCGTCTCTGTTCCTGTTGACGTCAACTGCCGGCAGTGATGATATAAGCTCGACCAAAACAACTCCAAAGCTGTAAACATCGCTCTTGTCGGTAAGTTGGTAACATTGATAGTACTCAGGATCAACATAGCCTGGTGTCCCTTGTGGAGCAGTTGAAACATGAGTAACGTCGAGGGGAAATAATCGTGAGAGGCCGAAATCAGCCACTTTTACTTTGAAGTTGTTGTCTAGAAGAATGTTATTGGTTTTGACATCGCGATGAATGATATCTTTTCCATGGAGGTATGCCAGTGCATTAGCTGTTTCTATGGCAATCTTGAGCCTAACAGACCAAGTGAGGAGACCTGAATTAGCTTGTTTTCCATGAAGATGGTCAGCCACTGTTCCATTAGAAATGTACTCATATACAAGGAGGAGTCCCCGGCTTTGTCTCGAAGTACATCCATAAAGCTTCACGAGGTTAGGATGTTGCAATTTTGAGAGAATCTCAACTTCATTTGTGAACTGTTCAACACGTTTGTAATTATTCTCGTATAGCCGCTTTACTGCAACTGTCCTTCCATCCTTGAGTGTTCCTGATTAACAGTCAAAACAAATGGTTCAAGTAACAGTATCACATTAAATCAAGACCTCCTTAGAACATACACAATCAAAATAGTTTAAACACTATGCAGTTCTTATATTCTCAATTTTTGTTCCTCAAAAACCTACTTTCAAAATGCTTGCTAGAGTTTTAGGTTTGTCCATTTTAGACCACGTTCTTTTAAAATGTCTAGTTTTGTCCTTCAAGAGGAATTTGTTTTCTCTACTTTCAAAGTTCTAATCCAAGTTCTATATTCAGCTAAAACTTTTCAATACAAAACTAGAGTACATTTTGAGAAGTTTCATGGAGTAAAGTGTCTTGTTTAAATTGTTATATATGTGTACATGTGTAACTAAGAGACCGGAAGATTCACATATTAAAAGGACTAACACAAACATTTCAAAAGTATGGAGACTCAAAATGAATGAAATTTACAACTTTGGGATCAAAACTGGCGTTTTGAGAAtacaaaaaccaaaataaacaaaaagtaaaagtacaaaaaccaaaatgaacaaaaaaataaaatacaaactCATGTCCTTACCAAAGTAGACAGTACCATAACCTCCATCTCCAAGCTCTCTTGAACGGTCAAAATTATGAGTTGCTTCCTCAAGTTCAGCGTAAGTAAAGACTTGAGCTCCAAAGTAAGAGCTCCCGTTCTCAATATTAGATCTCGAATAAGGATAGGAAGGAATACTACTAGAGTGAAAAGTTGAGGGAGTCGGAATGCCTCCACTTGAAGGAGATGAAGGAAGATCTTTGCTTTTCAACTTCATAACATGTTTTTTATTGCGTTGTGTAGTGTAGAAGACAAAGCATCCTAAGCATAGGCCTAATACAGTTGCCCCTCCAATGGAAAGACCTGAAGACAAAAAAATGTGTATATATTTTATATCTTTCAATTCTCAACCATTTAACTGATGTATAAAACGCAAGTAATTCATACCTATTATCAGGCTTGTTTTATTAGATCGATTCTCACCTAAGGCACAAGATCAAAAATTGTCAGATGAAACTTATATAAGCATTAATATAaggagaaaatggtatgatgaAGTAGCAAAAGTGAAGGAATgaagaaatagaaagaaatgAATGGCTGAAATGTAAAATGTAACAGAGCAGAGAATCTTATTGATAGAAAGAGGATATCAAATAAAGGGCCTAAAGGAAATTAAACCGTCTAGAGGTTTGCAACATCGTACACCAACCAAGCCACCATGAGCTGGCCTAAGAGTTATTTGGGACAGTGGTAAAGGGAATTAGGAGTGACTTTTAAGTTACATGATGGACAGTTACTCAAGGGCATTTGGGCTAATTTGGAATTGATTGAGAGGACCATAATAGTTCACTTGCCATTTGGAGCGTGTATTGCTAAGAAATGGGGATAAAGGTTTTTATAGTCCCTGTTTTGCTACAATTAAT
This region of Cucumis melo cultivar AY chromosome 7, USDA_Cmelo_AY_1.0, whole genome shotgun sequence genomic DNA includes:
- the LOC103487526 gene encoding LEAF RUST 10 DISEASE-RESISTANCE LOCUS RECEPTOR-LIKE PROTEIN KINASE-like 1.3 isoform X4 → MGLWGCKASVVVPVRGDEGILVGVLKIEEAIREGFEVKWKVDNGGCGGDCTDSGGFCAFDLKLRRGVCLCESGFSSSPVEVCRRDGGVATHHSSPFATNSGENRSNKTSLIIGLSIGGATVLGLCLGCFVFYTTQRNKKHVMKLKSKDLPSSPSSGGIPTPSTFHSSSIPSYPYSRSNIENGSSYFGAQVFTYAELEEATHNFDRSRELGDGGYGTVYFGTLKDGRTVAVKRLYENNYKRVEQFTNEVEILSKLQHPNLVKLYGCTSRQSRGLLLVYEYISNGTVADHLHGKQANSGLLTWSVRLKIAIETANALAYLHGKDIIHRDVKTNNILLDNNFKVKVADFGLSRLFPLDVTHVSTAPQGTPGYVDPEYYQCYQLTDKSDVYSFGVVLVELISSLPAVDVNRNRDDINLSNMAINRIHNQALADLVDPDLGFERDYAVRSMIKSVAELAYRCLQKTRDVRPSMDEVVEALRDLENEEVAARKAEVLIDLGSDNVRLLRNTSSLLSPESGPVTDKWMKILNRTT
- the LOC103487526 gene encoding LEAF RUST 10 DISEASE-RESISTANCE LOCUS RECEPTOR-LIKE PROTEIN KINASE-like 1.3 isoform X3; the encoded protein is MGLWGCKASVVVPVRGDEGILVGVLKIEEAIREGFEVKWKVDNGGCGGDCTDSGGFCAFDLKLRRGVCLCESGFSSSPVEVCRRDGGVATHHSSPFATNSGENRSNKTSLIIGLSIGGATVLGLCLGCFVFYTTQRNKKHVMKLKSKDLPSSPSSGGIPTPSTFHSSSIPSYPYSRSNIENGSSYFGAQVFTYAELEEATHNFDRSRELGDGGYGTVYFGTLKDGRTVAVKRLYENNYKRVEQFTNEVEILSKLQHPNLVKLYGCTSRQSRGLLLVYEYISNGTVADHLHGKQANSGLLTWSVRLKIAIETANALAYLHGKDIIHRDVKTNNILLDNNFKVKVADFGLSRLFPLDVTHVSTAPQGTPGYVDPEYYQCYQLTDKSDVYSFGVVLVELISSLPAVDVNRNRDDINLSNMAINRIHNQALADLVDPDLGFERDYAVRSMIKSVAELAYRCLQKTRDVRPSMDEVVEALRDLENEEVAARKAEVLIDLGSDNVRLLRNTSSLLSPESGPVTDKWVRNSIIPSS
- the LOC103487526 gene encoding LEAF RUST 10 DISEASE-RESISTANCE LOCUS RECEPTOR-LIKE PROTEIN KINASE-like 1.3 isoform X2, with amino-acid sequence MDSPISSFLLFFAFSLPFVFGNSLDLFSSCSNLFNCGDITDVGFPFWGVGRPPECGNPALRLACEGNKATIVITEIKYQILKYSRQNNSQTLTIARTDYMGTLCPKKFINTTIDYNLFDAIPTSHNITLLYCSSSTVAGQFSCPGYNAGFIQVSPMGFSPCNMSVIVPVSMNFFPPVSDVVNSTEVLKAIEEGFEVRVKEDGGRCGICEQSHGVCGYDLNSNRTTCYCRAGNSIDNGACMNLQAGGAPSSPPGENRSNKTSLIIGLSIGGATVLGLCLGCFVFYTTQRNKKHVMKLKSKDLPSSPSSGGIPTPSTFHSSSIPSYPYSRSNIENGSSYFGAQVFTYAELEEATHNFDRSRELGDGGYGTVYFGTLKDGRTVAVKRLYENNYKRVEQFTNEVEILSKLQHPNLVKLYGCTSRQSRGLLLVYEYISNGTVADHLHGKQANSGLLTWSVRLKIAIETANALAYLHGKDIIHRDVKTNNILLDNNFKVKVADFGLSRLFPLDVTHVSTAPQGTPGYVDPEYYQCYQLTDKSDVYSFGVVLVELISSLPAVDVNRNRDDINLSNMAINRIHNQALADLVDPDLGFERDYAVRSMIKSVAELAYRCLQKTRDVRPSMDEVVEALRDLENEEVAARKAEVLIDLGSDNVRLLRNTSSLLSPESGPVTDKWMKILNRTT
- the LOC103487526 gene encoding LEAF RUST 10 DISEASE-RESISTANCE LOCUS RECEPTOR-LIKE PROTEIN KINASE-like 1.4 isoform X1, translating into MDSPISSFLLFFAFSLPFVFGNSLDLFSSCSNLFNCGDITDVGFPFWGVGRPPECGNPALRLACEGNKATIVITEIKYQILKYSRQNNSQTLTIARTDYMGTLCPKKFINTTIDYNLFDAIPTSHNITLLYCSSSTVAGQFSCPGYNAGFIQVSPMGFSPCNMSVIVPVSMNFFPPVSDVVNSTEVLKAIEEGFEVRVKEDGGRCGICEQSHGVCGYDLNSNRTTCYCRAGNSIDNGACMNLQAGGAPSSPPGENRSNKTSLIIGLSIGGATVLGLCLGCFVFYTTQRNKKHVMKLKSKDLPSSPSSGGIPTPSTFHSSSIPSYPYSRSNIENGSSYFGAQVFTYAELEEATHNFDRSRELGDGGYGTVYFGTLKDGRTVAVKRLYENNYKRVEQFTNEVEILSKLQHPNLVKLYGCTSRQSRGLLLVYEYISNGTVADHLHGKQANSGLLTWSVRLKIAIETANALAYLHGKDIIHRDVKTNNILLDNNFKVKVADFGLSRLFPLDVTHVSTAPQGTPGYVDPEYYQCYQLTDKSDVYSFGVVLVELISSLPAVDVNRNRDDINLSNMAINRIHNQALADLVDPDLGFERDYAVRSMIKSVAELAYRCLQKTRDVRPSMDEVVEALRDLENEEVAARKAEVLIDLGSDNVRLLRNTSSLLSPESGPVTDKWVRNSIIPSS